A portion of the Limosilactobacillus reuteri genome contains these proteins:
- the coaA gene encoding type I pantothenate kinase, producing MDEWMNYEQFDRQTWHGFFPTDSVRLTQGNLDEIKSLNDRISIEDVQDVYLPLIKLIQLRYQNFLEWQMQKANFLQRSTMRIPYIIGIAGSVAVGKSTIARLISILLNKMLPDKRVELMTTDGFLYPNAELKRRGIMDRKGFPESYDMERLLQFLNDVKAGEPVVKAPTYSHQVYDVQLDKPLVIDRPDILIVEGINTLQLPSNQQLYVSDYFDWSLYVDADPDLIEHWYLQRFGMLLETAFTDPSNYYYPYSKGDRQEAFKMAKDVWQRVDLPNLREFILPTKSRADVILHKTTGHVVDKLYLRRG from the coding sequence ATGGATGAATGGATGAACTACGAACAATTTGATCGGCAAACATGGCACGGCTTTTTCCCAACTGATTCAGTACGGTTAACCCAGGGGAACTTGGATGAAATTAAATCGTTGAATGATCGAATTTCAATTGAGGATGTGCAGGATGTATATTTGCCGCTAATAAAATTAATTCAACTGCGCTACCAGAACTTTTTGGAATGGCAGATGCAAAAGGCAAACTTTTTACAGCGTTCCACGATGCGCATTCCATATATTATTGGGATTGCAGGTTCGGTTGCAGTTGGGAAGAGCACCATCGCTCGGTTGATTAGTATCTTACTAAATAAGATGCTGCCTGATAAGCGGGTAGAATTAATGACAACGGATGGGTTCTTATATCCTAATGCAGAATTAAAACGGCGGGGGATTATGGATCGGAAAGGCTTTCCCGAATCATATGACATGGAAAGGCTCCTCCAGTTTCTTAATGATGTTAAGGCAGGGGAACCAGTTGTCAAGGCGCCTACATACTCCCATCAAGTTTATGATGTTCAGCTGGATAAGCCCTTGGTAATTGATCGCCCAGACATATTGATTGTAGAAGGGATTAACACGTTGCAATTGCCAAGTAACCAGCAACTATATGTCAGTGATTACTTTGACTGGTCATTGTATGTTGACGCAGATCCGGACCTGATTGAGCATTGGTATCTTCAACGGTTTGGGATGTTGCTAGAGACAGCCTTTACTGACCCATCAAACTATTACTATCCTTATTCGAAGGGTGACCGTCAGGAAGCATTTAAAATGGCAAAGGATGTTTGGCAACGCGTCGACCTTCCTAATTTACGAGAGTTTATCCTTCCAACCAAAAGTCGTGCTGACGTAATTTTACATAAGACAACGGGACATGTCGTGGATAAGCTTTATCTGCGACGAGGTTAA
- a CDS encoding ATP-binding protein, whose protein sequence is MFIRTKYLNQLINSMNQSTIKILVGVRRCGKTTILDQFRATLRRQEISSSQIQVINFEYLLENELCNPEYLLQFILDRLSKHQMNYIFLDEVEVVPQFARVVNALNSLSNTDIYITSSNKTILEKENLQQMVSYTIIPVFPCSFREYIKRNQQEADSQALYQYLNEGGFPYTHEIHGPINLRNYVNGIINTIIITDFTQQATLCNPGLTKQLAHHLAHHAGTTQNISQIVDSLKRHHITTSNKTVDFYLQFLQRSFIFYPCKEYDFSRRHVKSTNIRYYPVDPSIRQALTLKKNVLSQRILENIVFIDLLSQGYQVYSGRIKDNEITFVAIKNDIFTCIQIAYSLADDGAYRRAISGLRQLSSKYKKLLITVKPALNYAGLDPDIEIIDLYSWLTN, encoded by the coding sequence ATGTTTATTCGGACAAAATATCTTAACCAACTAATAAACAGCATGAACCAGTCAACAATTAAGATTCTTGTTGGCGTTCGGCGGTGTGGTAAAACGACTATTCTTGACCAGTTTCGGGCAACTCTCCGGCGTCAAGAAATTTCCTCAAGTCAAATTCAAGTGATCAACTTTGAATATCTCCTAGAAAATGAATTATGCAATCCAGAATATCTCTTACAATTTATTCTTGATCGACTTAGTAAACACCAGATGAATTATATCTTCCTTGATGAAGTCGAAGTGGTTCCCCAGTTTGCCCGCGTTGTAAATGCCCTAAATTCACTCTCTAATACTGATATCTATATTACAAGTTCCAACAAAACCATTTTGGAGAAAGAAAATCTTCAACAAATGGTTTCTTATACTATCATCCCCGTTTTCCCTTGCAGCTTCCGTGAATACATAAAAAGGAACCAACAAGAAGCTGATTCCCAAGCGTTATATCAATATTTAAATGAGGGCGGGTTCCCCTATACTCACGAAATCCACGGTCCAATCAACCTCCGCAATTACGTGAATGGGATCATCAACACAATTATTATTACCGATTTCACCCAGCAGGCGACCCTTTGCAATCCAGGCCTGACTAAGCAACTTGCCCATCACTTAGCTCATCATGCTGGAACCACACAAAATATCTCCCAAATTGTCGATAGCCTTAAACGTCACCACATCACTACTTCCAATAAGACGGTCGATTTTTATTTACAGTTCTTACAGAGGTCCTTTATCTTTTACCCATGCAAAGAATATGATTTTTCCCGTCGCCACGTCAAAAGTACCAATATTCGTTATTATCCGGTAGATCCTAGTATTCGGCAAGCTCTCACACTGAAAAAGAATGTCCTTTCTCAACGAATCCTTGAAAATATTGTCTTTATTGACTTATTGAGCCAAGGCTACCAAGTATATAGCGGCCGCATCAAAGATAATGAGATTACCTTTGTCGCAATTAAAAATGATATCTTTACCTGTATCCAAATCGCTTATTCGCTTGCTGATGATGGTGCCTATCGCCGGGCGATCAGCGGATTACGGCAACTTTCCTCAAAATATAAAAAGCTTTTAATTACAGTAAAACCAGCGCTCAATTACGCTGGTTTAGATCCTGATATTGAAATTATTGACTTGTATAGTTGGCTAACCAATTAA
- a CDS encoding DMT family transporter: protein MLLLVAILWGSSYVFAKLTIQAGMHSGVINACRGTMCVIAGYLIFHKQINKMTWLDFKLGVLMGTINFLGYFLQTDALRYTTPAKNAFLTTLYVAIAPLILWLFWHERPQRKTYFAVALAIIGMAVITNVANTGLQLNFGDFLTVVSAIFWALQLIFFGKYAPKVSSPWVVIFMIGLCQGTFGWITTGLFERTNLTQIHWVQALIPLAILAIVVTFLAQGMQITAQQYTDATSAGLLLMLESFFASTMSVIMGYDPLTPQLIWGGLILLLANAIMQVNFQDVPFLRKQHW, encoded by the coding sequence ATGTTATTACTGGTTGCTATTCTATGGGGAAGCAGCTATGTATTTGCCAAACTAACGATTCAAGCAGGGATGCATTCTGGAGTTATCAATGCTTGCCGGGGAACAATGTGTGTAATTGCCGGTTATCTTATCTTCCATAAACAGATCAACAAAATGACTTGGCTGGATTTCAAACTAGGAGTCCTTATGGGAACAATTAATTTCCTGGGTTATTTTTTGCAGACTGATGCTCTCCGTTATACTACTCCTGCTAAAAATGCCTTCTTGACAACCTTATATGTTGCAATTGCTCCCTTGATCTTGTGGTTGTTTTGGCATGAGCGTCCACAACGGAAGACATATTTTGCGGTCGCCCTCGCTATTATCGGAATGGCTGTCATCACTAATGTTGCTAATACTGGTCTTCAATTAAATTTTGGGGACTTTCTAACTGTTGTTTCTGCTATTTTTTGGGCCTTACAATTAATCTTCTTTGGAAAGTACGCACCGAAAGTTTCTAGTCCCTGGGTGGTAATCTTCATGATTGGCCTATGTCAAGGCACGTTCGGTTGGATTACGACTGGATTATTTGAACGTACTAACCTTACACAAATTCATTGGGTTCAAGCCCTGATTCCCCTGGCTATTTTAGCGATCGTCGTAACCTTCTTAGCGCAAGGAATGCAAATTACAGCTCAGCAATATACTGATGCTACATCTGCTGGATTATTATTGATGTTAGAATCATTTTTTGCCAGCACCATGTCAGTTATCATGGGCTATGATCCCCTTACACCACAACTAATTTGGGGTGGTTTAATCTTACTTTTAGCCAATGCAATTATGCAAGTTAATTTCCAAGATGTGCCATTTTTAAGAAAACAGCATTGGTAG
- the guaA gene encoding glutamine-hydrolyzing GMP synthase — protein MANINLDAFDKIIVLDFGSQYNQLITRRLRDFGIYSELLSHKLTADEIKEINPKGIIFSGGPNSVYDPNAFKVDPEIFKLGIPILGICYGMQLMSYDLGGKVEKADNSEYGRADIEVLDDEAVLFKGLPKKQYVWMSHGDLVTQAPAGFEVTATSKNCPIASIADNDRKFYGVQFHPEVRNSEYGLDILRRFAFDVCGAKANWTMDDFIDMQIDEIRKEVGDKKVILGLSGGVDSSVTAVLIHKAIGDQLTCIFVDHGLLRKNEADQVMDALSRDLGVNIIKVDAADRFLGKLEGVTDPEQKRKIIGKEFIEVFNKEAKKIKDADFLAQGTLYTDVIESGTDTAQTIKSHHNVGGLPKKLGFKLIEPLRKLFKDETRELGEKLGIPHELVWRQPFPGPGLGIRVIGEITPEKLEIVRESDAILREEIKKAGLDEEIWQYFTVLPGIRSVGVMGDGRTYDYAVAIRAVTSIDGMTADFAKIPWDILQKISVRIVNEVDHVNRILYDVTSKPPSTIEYE, from the coding sequence GTGGCAAACATCAATTTAGATGCGTTTGATAAGATCATTGTCTTGGATTTTGGTAGCCAATACAATCAATTGATTACTCGTCGGCTTCGTGATTTCGGTATTTATTCCGAATTGCTTTCTCACAAGTTAACCGCAGACGAGATCAAAGAGATTAATCCTAAAGGGATCATCTTCTCTGGTGGCCCTAATAGTGTTTATGATCCAAACGCATTCAAGGTCGATCCAGAAATCTTTAAGCTTGGTATCCCGATTCTAGGTATTTGTTATGGAATGCAATTAATGTCATACGACCTTGGCGGAAAGGTTGAAAAAGCTGATAACTCCGAATATGGACGAGCAGATATTGAAGTACTTGATGACGAGGCTGTATTATTCAAAGGTTTGCCAAAGAAGCAATATGTATGGATGAGTCATGGTGATTTAGTAACTCAAGCCCCAGCTGGATTTGAAGTTACTGCTACTAGTAAGAACTGTCCAATCGCATCGATTGCTGATAATGACCGTAAATTCTATGGTGTTCAATTCCACCCTGAAGTTCGTAATTCCGAATACGGATTAGACATTTTACGCCGCTTTGCTTTTGATGTTTGTGGCGCTAAAGCAAACTGGACGATGGATGACTTCATCGACATGCAGATTGATGAAATCCGCAAAGAAGTCGGTGATAAGAAGGTTATCTTAGGTCTTTCTGGTGGGGTTGATTCCAGTGTTACCGCCGTTTTGATTCATAAGGCAATTGGCGATCAACTTACTTGTATCTTTGTTGACCACGGATTGTTACGGAAGAACGAAGCTGACCAAGTGATGGATGCGTTGAGTCGCGACCTTGGTGTTAACATTATTAAGGTTGACGCAGCAGATCGCTTCTTAGGTAAGCTTGAAGGTGTTACTGATCCAGAACAAAAGCGGAAGATTATCGGTAAGGAATTTATCGAAGTCTTTAACAAAGAGGCCAAGAAGATTAAAGATGCTGATTTCTTAGCTCAAGGTACGCTTTATACGGACGTAATTGAATCTGGAACAGACACCGCCCAGACAATTAAGTCTCACCATAATGTTGGTGGTTTGCCAAAGAAGCTCGGTTTCAAGTTAATTGAACCATTACGCAAGCTCTTTAAGGATGAAACCCGTGAACTCGGTGAAAAACTTGGAATTCCACATGAATTGGTATGGCGTCAACCATTCCCAGGTCCAGGTCTTGGAATTCGTGTTATTGGTGAAATTACTCCTGAAAAGCTTGAAATTGTTCGTGAAAGTGATGCAATCCTTCGTGAAGAAATCAAAAAAGCAGGTCTTGATGAAGAAATTTGGCAATACTTTACTGTCTTACCAGGTATTCGTTCAGTTGGTGTCATGGGTGATGGCCGGACATATGACTATGCAGTTGCTATCCGGGCCGTTACCTCAATTGATGGGATGACAGCCGATTTCGCTAAGATTCCATGGGATATTCTTCAAAAGATCTCAGTCCGAATCGTAAATGAAGTCGACCACGTTAACCGCATTCTTTATGATGTTACGAGTAAGCCACCTTCGACGATCGAGTATGAATAG
- a CDS encoding LTA synthase family protein → MKTALQKLRRVLNTKLGFFLLVVLLFCLKSYWAYQNEFNLGVKGSMQQFLLAFNTIPSALVFLGIALYFRGRLSYWMMLIINAALSTWLFANILYYREFSDFITFNVIKGSGAASNNLGKSLMGILRPEDFLVYLDVVILALILLFHFVRVDMRRFKVRYAMTITALGFVLFGVNLGMAESDRSQLLTRTFDNNYIVKYLGLEAYTVYDGVKTTNNSVVKARANRDELKPVLHFIHSNYAAPNVEYYGKAKGKNIFIIHLESLQQFMIDYKEDGQEVMPNLNKLYHANDTLAFDNFFHQVGQGKTADAETMLENSLFGLPEGSAMVTDGTTNTFQSAPALLHQKLGYTTASFHGDVPSFWNRDNAYKSFGYQYFFSKEYYPKTKDYDAGYGMKDKIFMKESAHYIEQLPQPFYAKIITVTNHYPYILDKKNKDIEAWKTGDDTVDPYIQTARYLDESLGEFLDYLDKTGLRKNSVLVLYGDHYGISNNHQPAIAQILGKKKVTNYDLAMFQKVPFMINMPGLKGGINHTYGGEIDVLPTLEDLLGISSKNYIQFGQDLLSPENKQIVPFRNGDWVTPKYTKYNGDYYYTKNGKQITHQTAAQRKEIGKIQKYVTTDLGLSDKVVNGDLLRFYKLPGFKKVDKKQYTYNLKKSLKNLQKQQKKQKTSLKSENNNQSTFDDYTTDAPELKNYPKLNFPKP, encoded by the coding sequence ATGAAAACAGCGTTGCAGAAGCTCCGCCGTGTCTTGAATACCAAGCTCGGTTTTTTTCTGCTTGTTGTACTTTTATTTTGTTTAAAGAGCTATTGGGCTTATCAAAATGAATTTAATTTAGGTGTAAAAGGAAGCATGCAACAATTCCTTTTAGCATTTAATACGATTCCAAGTGCCCTTGTATTTTTGGGAATTGCATTATATTTCCGTGGACGCTTGTCCTATTGGATGATGTTGATAATTAATGCGGCATTGTCGACATGGCTTTTTGCAAATATTTTGTACTATCGAGAATTTTCAGATTTCATTACCTTTAACGTAATAAAGGGATCTGGAGCGGCTTCAAATAATCTTGGTAAAAGTTTAATGGGGATATTACGTCCCGAAGACTTTTTGGTTTACCTGGATGTTGTAATTTTAGCACTCATCTTACTTTTCCACTTTGTCCGTGTTGATATGCGGCGCTTTAAGGTTAGATATGCGATGACGATTACTGCCCTTGGCTTTGTTCTATTTGGAGTTAACTTAGGAATGGCGGAAAGTGATCGTTCACAACTACTTACGCGAACATTTGATAATAATTATATTGTTAAGTATCTAGGACTCGAAGCATATACAGTTTATGATGGGGTTAAGACGACTAATAACAGTGTAGTAAAAGCGCGTGCTAATCGTGACGAATTAAAGCCGGTTTTGCATTTCATCCATAGTAATTATGCTGCGCCAAACGTTGAATATTACGGTAAGGCTAAAGGAAAGAATATTTTTATCATTCACCTTGAAAGTCTCCAGCAATTCATGATCGACTATAAAGAAGATGGTCAAGAAGTAATGCCAAACCTGAATAAGTTGTACCATGCTAATGATACTTTGGCGTTTGATAATTTCTTCCACCAAGTTGGTCAAGGAAAGACGGCGGATGCAGAAACAATGCTCGAAAACTCGCTATTTGGTCTTCCAGAAGGATCAGCAATGGTTACTGATGGGACGACTAATACCTTCCAATCTGCGCCAGCGCTTCTTCATCAAAAGCTAGGTTATACGACGGCCTCATTCCACGGGGATGTTCCTAGTTTCTGGAACCGTGATAATGCTTATAAGTCTTTTGGTTACCAATACTTCTTTAGTAAGGAGTATTACCCAAAGACCAAGGATTATGATGCTGGATATGGAATGAAGGATAAGATCTTCATGAAAGAATCAGCCCACTATATCGAGCAGCTTCCACAACCATTCTATGCAAAGATCATCACAGTTACTAACCACTATCCATATATTCTTGATAAAAAGAATAAGGATATCGAAGCGTGGAAGACTGGTGATGACACGGTCGACCCTTATATTCAAACTGCACGATACTTAGATGAATCACTTGGCGAATTTCTTGATTACCTTGATAAGACGGGGTTACGGAAAAACAGTGTGTTAGTTCTTTATGGTGACCACTATGGAATCTCTAATAACCACCAACCAGCCATTGCGCAAATCTTAGGTAAGAAGAAAGTAACTAATTATGATCTAGCAATGTTCCAAAAAGTACCATTTATGATTAATATGCCTGGCCTAAAAGGTGGCATTAACCATACGTATGGTGGTGAAATTGATGTTTTACCTACTCTTGAGGATTTGTTAGGAATTAGCTCTAAGAATTATATTCAATTCGGCCAAGACTTGCTCTCACCAGAAAATAAGCAAATTGTACCGTTTAGAAATGGTGATTGGGTAACGCCAAAATACACTAAGTATAATGGTGACTACTATTACACTAAGAATGGTAAGCAGATTACTCACCAAACCGCAGCGCAACGTAAAGAAATTGGTAAGATTCAAAAATACGTTACAACTGATCTTGGATTATCAGATAAAGTCGTGAATGGTGACTTGCTTCGGTTCTACAAACTTCCAGGATTTAAGAAAGTTGATAAAAAACAATATACTTATAACCTTAAGAAGAGCTTGAAGAATTTACAGAAGCAGCAAAAGAAACAGAAGACAAGTTTAAAGTCGGAAAATAATAACCAGAGTACTTTCGATGATTACACAACCGATGCACCAGAGTTAAAGAATTATCCGAAATTAAACTTCCCTAAACCATAA
- a CDS encoding IS1182 family transposase — MYQNYITGQTEFVLNYDYNVPSRHIVRMIDAFVDSIPQEILLDDKVATTGRPLSHPAIMLKILLFAYSRQTYSGRKIELMLEENLPMRWLARDHTYSYHTINNFRQSQHANNLIKHSFVYFTMALKDHGLIQSDAFFIDGTKLEADANKYSFTWRRAVEKYHAKLKEKTIKLYEDLVEKRVVKAMSPELVETANGMALMAENIDDKISELNEEIAQEPKVIKGGSVKKRRRRFLKKIRRQLKEDFIPRANKYEEAEDIFKGRNSFSKTDHDATFMCMKEDPMKNRELKPGYNLQIATHNQFVLDYALYSNPTDTRTLVPFLAQFHSLDFFDHIVADAGYGSEYNYTTIIDQFEKQPVIPYTTYQKEQKRKYKTDPTKSQNWQYNAEDDYYIDHLGVRFSFYRYSRRIDKYGFKRDFKLYRADKHQLSVQLDQLAKTPSGRQRYMQVNPTWNYYKAKVKATLSSDEGKAIYRRRKYDVEPVFGHMKRDFGVRRTHLRGQRAVENDTGFTLMAMNLTKLGKLVAQAGTKLIKKGKIRTIISGKSKIMVRILIFRGRNLIVNSQPLHFHLIMV, encoded by the coding sequence ATGTATCAAAATTATATCACAGGGCAAACAGAATTCGTACTAAATTATGATTATAATGTTCCATCAAGACATATTGTACGTATGATTGATGCTTTTGTAGATTCGATTCCACAAGAAATTTTATTGGATGACAAAGTAGCGACTACCGGTCGCCCACTTTCTCATCCAGCGATTATGCTTAAAATTTTATTATTTGCCTATTCACGTCAAACTTATTCTGGTCGGAAAATTGAGTTGATGCTTGAAGAGAATTTACCAATGCGTTGGTTGGCACGTGATCATACCTATAGTTACCATACAATTAATAATTTTCGCCAAAGTCAACACGCTAATAATTTAATCAAACATTCTTTTGTGTACTTTACGATGGCATTAAAGGATCACGGACTAATTCAAAGTGATGCTTTCTTTATTGATGGGACAAAGCTTGAGGCAGATGCCAATAAGTATTCATTTACTTGGCGTCGAGCTGTTGAAAAATATCATGCAAAATTAAAAGAAAAAACAATCAAACTTTACGAAGATTTAGTCGAAAAACGGGTAGTTAAAGCGATGAGTCCAGAACTAGTGGAAACCGCTAATGGAATGGCTCTTATGGCTGAAAATATTGATGATAAAATCAGTGAATTGAATGAAGAAATAGCTCAAGAACCTAAAGTAATCAAGGGTGGTTCAGTTAAGAAACGACGACGCCGTTTCTTAAAAAAGATTCGTCGACAATTAAAAGAAGACTTTATACCTCGTGCTAATAAGTATGAAGAAGCAGAAGATATTTTTAAGGGCCGCAATAGCTTTTCAAAAACAGATCATGATGCCACATTCATGTGTATGAAAGAAGATCCAATGAAAAACCGAGAATTGAAACCTGGATACAACTTACAAATCGCTACCCACAATCAATTTGTTCTTGATTATGCCTTATATTCTAATCCGACAGATACTAGAACATTAGTACCATTTCTTGCTCAATTTCATTCTTTAGATTTCTTTGATCATATCGTGGCTGATGCAGGGTATGGTAGTGAATATAATTACACGACAATTATTGATCAGTTTGAAAAACAGCCTGTTATTCCATATACGACTTACCAAAAGGAACAGAAACGAAAATACAAAACTGATCCAACTAAATCACAAAACTGGCAATATAATGCCGAAGATGATTATTACATTGACCATCTAGGAGTTCGTTTTAGTTTTTATCGTTACAGTCGAAGAATTGATAAATATGGATTTAAACGTGATTTTAAACTTTATCGGGCAGATAAACATCAATTATCAGTACAATTAGATCAATTAGCGAAAACACCAAGTGGACGTCAACGCTATATGCAAGTTAATCCAACTTGGAATTACTATAAAGCTAAAGTTAAAGCAACCCTCTCAAGTGACGAAGGTAAGGCAATTTATCGTCGACGTAAGTACGACGTTGAACCCGTTTTCGGTCACATGAAGAGGGATTTTGGCGTACGCCGAACACATTTACGTGGGCAACGCGCTGTGGAAAATGACACCGGATTTACACTAATGGCTATGAATTTAACAAAATTGGGAAAGTTAGTAGCTCAAGCAGGGACAAAATTAATTAAAAAAGGAAAAATCCGAACCATAATTTCTGGAAAATCAAAAATTATGGTTCGGATTTTAATATTCAGAGGAAGGAATTTAATAGTTAATTCCCAGCCTCTCCATTTTCATTTGATTATGGTTTAG
- a CDS encoding IS30 family transposase produces the protein MTHLNDTMSTSLLTTHKKNAHLTKEERVMIATLKSQGLSNRAIGRQLGVNHQTINNELNRGTVRQLRRQKSNGKIYEYSYYIYSYEAGQATYLEHHRHSGRHRLYYSSKQFLRLADQLMLGEFDDHHYSPQAVIYKARDLMNDGTLIPKSVVTLYQWINEGVLRTSNLDLFEKPKRKHHRTHPQAKRCLGPNIAQRPQTADQRSEIGHWELDTVQGQKNGNDSVVLVMTDRLSRVNITSKIAGKTAHAVNQFFINLRQKMGTDAYYRIFKTITSDNGSEFSELTQVHDHVFYADPYSPWERGSNEINNRFLRKEITKGEAINNYSSAQIIATNDWMNHYPRAMFNGHSSMDIYRKAFYQEISQLHQPIINWSVLFI, from the coding sequence ATGACGCACTTAAATGATACCATGTCTACTAGTTTATTGACTACTCATAAAAAGAATGCTCATCTTACTAAAGAAGAACGTGTGATGATTGCGACTTTAAAGTCGCAAGGACTTTCCAATCGCGCAATTGGTCGCCAATTAGGAGTTAATCATCAAACAATTAATAACGAGCTCAACCGTGGTACGGTCCGCCAACTTCGTCGTCAAAAATCTAATGGTAAGATTTACGAATATTCTTACTACATCTATAGTTATGAAGCTGGTCAGGCCACATATCTTGAACATCACCGCCATTCTGGTCGTCATCGCTTATATTATTCTTCAAAGCAATTTTTACGATTAGCTGATCAGCTAATGCTTGGTGAGTTTGACGACCACCATTACTCCCCACAAGCGGTTATTTATAAGGCTCGAGATTTAATGAATGATGGCACCCTGATCCCAAAGTCGGTTGTAACTTTATATCAATGGATTAATGAGGGTGTGCTTCGTACGTCCAATTTAGACCTCTTTGAAAAACCTAAACGTAAGCATCATCGAACTCATCCGCAAGCTAAAAGGTGCTTAGGGCCTAATATTGCTCAACGACCTCAAACTGCGGACCAACGGTCCGAAATTGGCCATTGGGAACTAGATACAGTTCAGGGACAGAAAAACGGTAATGACAGTGTTGTACTAGTAATGACTGATCGCCTTTCACGAGTTAATATCACGAGTAAAATTGCTGGTAAAACTGCGCATGCAGTAAATCAGTTCTTTATAAATTTACGCCAGAAAATGGGCACAGATGCTTACTATCGCATCTTTAAGACAATAACCTCTGACAACGGTTCAGAATTTAGTGAGTTAACACAAGTTCACGATCATGTTTTCTATGCTGATCCGTATTCCCCTTGGGAACGTGGATCCAATGAGATCAATAACCGGTTTCTCCGCAAGGAGATTACCAAAGGTGAAGCTATAAATAACTATAGTAGTGCTCAGATCATAGCGACTAATGATTGGATGAATCACTATCCACGAGCTATGTTTAATGGACATTCGTCAATGGATATCTATCGTAAGGCCTTCTACCAAGAGATATCACAGCTCCATCAACCAATAATCAATTGGTCAGTATTATTTATTTGA